The following is a genomic window from Vicinamibacteria bacterium.
GAGCAGCTGCTCGACGATCGGGTTTGCGAGTGCTGTCAGACGGCGATGGCGGTCACCGACGAGGGGTGGTTCGTCGCCTACCGCGACCGGTCGGCCGAGGAGATCCGGGATATCGCCTACGTGCGCCGCGTCGATTCAAGGTGGACCGAACCGAAGGCGCTCAACCCCGATGGATGGAAGATCGACGGTTGCCCCGTGAATGGACCGCAGGTCACCGCGAGCGGACGGCGGCTCGCGATCGCCTGGTTCTCCGCGGCCGAGGACGAGCCACGGGTCCAGGTGGTTTTTTCGAGCGACTTCGGGGAGAGCTTCTCGGCACCGGTGCGCCTGGCGGCAAGCTCGCCCCTGGGTCGGGTCGACATCGAGCTGGTCGACGACGGCGCCGTCGTCTTCTGGGTCGAGCACGTCGAGGGGGGGACGGGTGAGGTGCGTTTTCAACCTGTCACCCCGGCCGGGCTTTCGGGCGGTCACGTCCCCGTCGCCCGCACCTCCTCGGGGCGCGCCAGCGGCTTTCCGCGCGTCGTAAATTTCCAGGGTGAGCTCTACATCGCCTGGACCGAGTCCTACGAGCGGGGCGGCCCATCGCGCGTTCACCTCGCGCGTATCGTGCTCGATGGGCGAAACCAGAAATGAGGAATCGATGAGACTTTCTTTGATGGCAACGGCGTGGCTCGGGGCCACCGCGGTGGCATCGGGGCAGGGTCCCGACACGGTCTTTCTAGACGAGCTGACCTGGACCGAGGTCCGGGACCGAATCGCAAACGGAACGACGACGGTCATCGTCGGTTCGGCCGGCACCGAGCAGAACGGACCTCACATGGTGCTCGGCAAGCACAAATTCATCATCCGCTCCGCCGCGGAGAGGATCGCCCGTCGCCTGGGAAACGCTCTGGTCGCTCCCATCATCACCTATGTCCCCGAAGGGGGAATCGACCCGCCCACTGGGCACATGCGCTTTGCCGGCTCCATCACGCTTCCCAACGAGTACTTCAAGAAGATATGCGAGTATGCGGCGCGAAGCCTGATGGCCCACGGCTTCACCGACATCGTCTTCATCGGCGACAGCGGAGGGAACCAGGAGGGGATGGCGGAGGTCGCGCAGGCGTTGAACGAGGAATGGAGAGGCGGCAAGACTCGGGTTCATTTCGCGTCCGACTACTACTCCGGAAACGGCTTTCGCGAGTGGCTCGTCTCCCAGGGTGAGTCCGAGGAGGCGATCGGCACGCATGCGGGAATCTCGGACACGTCGCAGCTTCTGGCCGTCGCCCCGCAGCACATCCGACTGGACCAGCGTGCACCCGGAGGTGGATACGAAGGAAGCGGGGTGAGAGGAGATCCGACGAGAGCCTCGGCCGAGTACGGCGAGAAAGGTATCGAGCTGAAAGTCGAAGCGACTCTGAGGCAGCTGAAGGAGCTCATGGCCGCCCGTTGAGCGACGATGCGATGAAGATTCCCTGCCAGCGTCACCTCTTCGAAATACCCGACGACGTGACTTACTTGAACTGCGCCTATATGTCTCCGTTGATGCGCGAAGTGCGAGACGCCGGTATCGAGGGGCTCGAGCGCAAGGCCCGGCCGTGGACGATTTCGGCGGAGGACTTCTTCACCGGATCGGACGCCCTTCGGAGCGCCTTTGCCGAGCTCGTCAACGCGCGTGCTGACGACGTCGCGATCATCCCCGCGGCGAGCTATGGGGTCTCGACCGCGGCGAGGAGCCTGCCGCTCTCGGCGGGACATTCCGTGCTGGTCGTGGAAGACCAGTTCCCCTCCAACATATATCCCTGGCGTGAGCGAGCCCGCGAGGTGGGTGCCAGGGTTCACACGATCGCTCGACCTGCGGACGGTGACTGGACGCGCGCGGTGCTCGGTG
Proteins encoded in this region:
- a CDS encoding creatininase family protein, with product MRLSLMATAWLGATAVASGQGPDTVFLDELTWTEVRDRIANGTTTVIVGSAGTEQNGPHMVLGKHKFIIRSAAERIARRLGNALVAPIITYVPEGGIDPPTGHMRFAGSITLPNEYFKKICEYAARSLMAHGFTDIVFIGDSGGNQEGMAEVAQALNEEWRGGKTRVHFASDYYSGNGFREWLVSQGESEEAIGTHAGISDTSQLLAVAPQHIRLDQRAPGGGYEGSGVRGDPTRASAEYGEKGIELKVEATLRQLKELMAAR